In a genomic window of Oncorhynchus kisutch isolate 150728-3 linkage group LG9, Okis_V2, whole genome shotgun sequence:
- the gltpd2a gene encoding ceramide-1-phosphate transfer protein isoform X1, giving the protein MGINGRLQRYLLPASIMALLLFLSSFWLPQIAMRDCETSWHPCLSFNFYLPTLESPVIPHPGGVQSGGQPGERGVVLGYVPPLQVCQGQQFQVWRLMSHLTSSMATHSDDVLLEHYLYSWDELIKFMESLGPLVSFFSQKVKDKIAVIRELAQQEKEALEKRSPVEGHSGLQTRTSGLQGPAAYSSVRSMVESELQRGLVNFSVRTRSGCRNLLRLHRSLLWILLLLQGLGEGPDAQGVYRTPGELCRDAYTVALAPHHPWLIRSAAELVFVALPDRRVFLDIVCVRKEEEVGPVLNIVVDVMREVYTRTQSILEEHNMIELP; this is encoded by the exons ATGGGCATTAATGGGCGACTGCAACGCTACCTGCTGCCAGCCTCCATCATGGCTCTGCTGCTCTTCCTCAGTTCTTTCTGGCTCC CTCAGATTGCAATGCGTGATTGTGAGACCTCCTGGCACCCCTGTCTGAGTTTCAATTTCTACCTTCCAaca cTGGAGAGCCCTGTTATTCCTCATCCAGGAGGGGTGCAGAGTGGGGGACAGCCGGGTGAGAGGGGTGTAGTGTTGGGTTATGTGCCCCCTCTCCAGGTGTGTCAAGGTCAACAATTCCAGGTGTGGCGTCTCATGTCCCACCTGACCTCTTCCATGGCTACGCACTCTGATGATGTTCTGCTGGAGCACTACCTCTACAGCTGGGACGAACTCATCaa gttTATGGAATCTCTCGGACCTCTGGTCAGTTTTTTCTCTCAGAAGGTCAAAGATAAGATCGCTGTCATCAGAGAGCTGGCCCAGCAGGAGAAAGAGGCCCTTGAGAAACGAAGTCCAGTAGAAGGACACTCTGGACTACAAACTCGCACATCAGGACTACAAGGCCCAGCGGCCTACAGTTCAGTGCGTTCCATGGTGGAGTCGGAGCTGCAAAGGGGCTTGGTGAACTTCAGTGTGCGGACGCGCTCCGGCTGCAGAAATCTGCTGCGGCTCCACCGTTCGCTGCTCTGGATCCTGCTGCTACTGCAGGGCCTGGGGGAGGGACCGGACGCACAGGGGGTTTACCGCACCCCTGGTGAGCTCTGCAG GGATGCGTACACCGTGGCCCTGGCCCCCCATCACCCCTGGTTGATCCGCAGTGCGGCTGAGCTGGTGTTTGTAGCTCTGCCAGACAGAAGAGTGTTCCTGGATATAGTTTGTgtgagaaaagaggaggaggttGGGCCGGTGCTCAACATTGTTGTAGACGTTATGAGAGaggtatacacacgcacacagagcaTACTGGAAGAACACAACATGATAGAGCTGCCatag
- the gltpd2a gene encoding uncharacterized protein gltpd2a isoform X2: MGINGRLQRYLLPASIMALLLFLSSFWLPQIAMRDCETSWHPCLSFNFYLPTLESPVIPHPGGVQSGGQPGERGVVLGYVPPLQVCQGQQFQVWRLMSHLTSSMATHSDDVLLEHYLYSWDELIKFMESLGPLVSFFSQKVKDKIAVIRELAQQEKEALEKRSPVEGHSGLQTRTSGLQGPAAYSSVRSMVESELQRGLVNFSVRTRSGCRNLLRLHRSLLWILLLLQGLGEGPDAQGVYRTPGMRTPWPWPPITPG; encoded by the exons ATGGGCATTAATGGGCGACTGCAACGCTACCTGCTGCCAGCCTCCATCATGGCTCTGCTGCTCTTCCTCAGTTCTTTCTGGCTCC CTCAGATTGCAATGCGTGATTGTGAGACCTCCTGGCACCCCTGTCTGAGTTTCAATTTCTACCTTCCAaca cTGGAGAGCCCTGTTATTCCTCATCCAGGAGGGGTGCAGAGTGGGGGACAGCCGGGTGAGAGGGGTGTAGTGTTGGGTTATGTGCCCCCTCTCCAGGTGTGTCAAGGTCAACAATTCCAGGTGTGGCGTCTCATGTCCCACCTGACCTCTTCCATGGCTACGCACTCTGATGATGTTCTGCTGGAGCACTACCTCTACAGCTGGGACGAACTCATCaa gttTATGGAATCTCTCGGACCTCTGGTCAGTTTTTTCTCTCAGAAGGTCAAAGATAAGATCGCTGTCATCAGAGAGCTGGCCCAGCAGGAGAAAGAGGCCCTTGAGAAACGAAGTCCAGTAGAAGGACACTCTGGACTACAAACTCGCACATCAGGACTACAAGGCCCAGCGGCCTACAGTTCAGTGCGTTCCATGGTGGAGTCGGAGCTGCAAAGGGGCTTGGTGAACTTCAGTGTGCGGACGCGCTCCGGCTGCAGAAATCTGCTGCGGCTCCACCGTTCGCTGCTCTGGATCCTGCTGCTACTGCAGGGCCTGGGGGAGGGACCGGACGCACAGGGGGTTTACCGCACCCCTG GGATGCGTACACCGTGGCCCTGGCCCCCCATCACCCCTGGTTGA